AGGGTTACAACCGCAGCGACCTGCTGAACCGTAAACAGCAGCTGGAAAAAGACCTGCAGGCATGGATCGACGCCAACCCGGAAGCCAGCAAACAGTACGCATCCGTCATCGCCGATCTGCAAAAGCTGATCAGCGAAAAGCAGTCCACACAGGAGCGCGATTTGCTGCTCGGCTACATGAACCGCTCCTCCATGCTCAGCGCAGCGCAACGCCTGTATCGCCTGAGCCTGGAAAAACAGAAGCCCAACATGGAGCGTGAGCCTGGCTATCAGGAGCGGGACATTACGCGCTTCACTGAAAGCATGAAGCGCATTGAGCGCAACTTCGCGCCGGGTGTGGATCAGGCCATCTGGACCTACTTCATCGAGCGCTACAACGCCCTGCCGAAGAACCAGCGCTTGGGCAGTTTCGATAGCTTCTTCAAAAGTGGGCTGAGTGGTGATGCACTGCAGCAGCAACTCTCGGCCATGTATGAGAAAACCGGCCTCACTGAAACCGAGAGTCGCCTCGCGTGGATGGAAAAGTCACCGGAAGAATTCCGCAATAGTGACGATCCGTTTATTCAGCTGGCGGTGGCCACCTATGACGACCGCTTGGCGATCGAACAGCACGATAAGGAAATGGAAGGCCGCTTCGCCGAAGTACGCCCGAAGTATATGGACCTGCTGATCGCCTACTACAATGAGCAAGGCAAGCCGGTTTACCCGGATGCCAACAGTTCCCTGCGCCTGACCTACGGCTTGGTGAAAGGCTACACCCCGCCTGCCGGCACTATCAAAGGCGCTGCAGATGGCAACGATGGCAAAGACGGCTTTGTCCCCTTCACCACCCTGCGTGGTATTGAGGCCAAATACACCGGTGAAGACCCGTTCGATGCGCCCCAGGCACTGCTGGAGGCGATTGAGAACAAGGATTACGGTCGTTTCTACGATGAAAAACTGGATTCCGTGCCGGTGAACTTCCTTACCACCGTGGACATCACCGGCGGTAACTCCGGTTCTGCCACCATGAACGGCAAGGGTGAATTCATCGGTCTGGTGTTCGACGGCACCTACGACAGCATCAATGCCGACTGGGACTTCAACGACAACACCCGCGCCATCCATGTGGATGTGGAATACATGCTGTGGGTAATGGAGAAAGTGGATCACGCCGATAATCTGCTGGAAGAGATGGGCGTAGCGGCGCCGAAGCAGTAATTCAGGCCGCAATAATAAAAAGCCGGCATTCGTGCCGGCTTTTTATTTACAGTAATTTTAATTACAGCAACTCGGTCTTGGTTTTTCCACACCGCTGGCAACGGTACTCCGTGACCAGCTTCCCCTGCTTCACATCAAACTTGCGCTCGGTGACGACCACCCACTTGTGAAACCCATCACGGCACAGACTGCTGCCCTTGTGTTTTTCCCAAGGGGTTTTGCGTTTGAATGGCAATACATCACCCATTGATCAGACCTCCCCACCGGCGGCATGGGCAGATGCCCAGGCCCATTGAAAATTGAATCCGCCGAGCCAACCGGTAACATCCAGTACCTCACCGATAAAATACAGCCCCGGCTGCTTCATGCTTTGCATACTGCGCGACGACACCTCGTTGGTATCCACGCCCCCCAGGGTAACTTCCGCGGTGCGGTAACCCTCGGTGCCTTCAGGAGTCAACGTCCAGGTCTGCAGCTTCTCGCCCACGTCTTTTAATGCCTGTTCGCTGTAATGCTTGAGCGGCTTGCTATCCAGGCCGATTCTCTGCAGGAAGAACTGTACCAGCTTCTTGCTCCACAGCTCCGCCAGTACCGTGTGCAGGAAGCTCTCCTGCTTGTTACCGCGCTGTTCGCTGAGCCAGTCGGATAAATCCAGCCCCGGCGCCAGATCGAAGGTCACCGGCATACCCTCTTTCCAGTGACTGGAAATCTGCAATACCGCCGGGCCACTCAGTCCCTTGTGGGTAAACAGCATCTGCTCGTGGAAGTGGCCCTCGGCACAGCTGGCATTCACCGCCAGTGAAGTGCCCGGCAATTCCTGCTGCCGCGCCAGCGCGCGCTTGTTCAGGATAAACGGTACCAGCGCCGCGCGGGTGGGAATGATGTTGTGGCCGAATTGCTTGGCCAGGTCATAGCCAAAACCGGTAGCACCCATGGTGGGGATCGACAGGCCGCCGGTAGCGACCACCAGGGATTCACACACCACTTTCCCCAGCGAGGTGTGCACCACAAAGCCTTTCGCTTGCGCTTCATCGAGAGGCTCGATGCGCTGGATTTCACAGCGGGTGCGTATCTGCGCTTTCGCCTCGCGACACTCCGTAAGCAGCAGGTCGACGATATCCCGGGACTTGTTGTCGCAGAATAACTGACCAAGAGTTTTCTCGTGGTAGGGGATACCGTGCTTTTCCACCAGCGCAATAAAGTCCCACTGGGTATAACGAGCCAGGGCGGATTTACAGAAGTGGGGGTTTTCGCTGTAGAAGTTGTCCGGCGCCGTGTACAGGTTGGTGAAGTTGCAGCGGCCGCCGCCGGACATCAGGATTTTTTTACCAACCTTGTTGGCGTGGTCCAGCACCAGCACACTGCGGCCACGCTTGCCCGCCACCGAGGCACACATCAGGCCGGCGGCGCCGGCGCCGATGATCAGCACATCGGTCTGGGTAGGAAGGTCTGTCATTCGTGGTCAGATCAGGTCTTCGGCAGGGTGACGCCGCGCTGCCCCTGGTATTTGCCACCGCGGTCCTTGTAGGACACATCGCAGATTTCGTCGGACTCGAAGAACAGCATCTGTGCCACACCTTCATTCGCGTAGATTTTCGCGGGCAGGTTGGTGGTGTTGGAGAATTCCAGGGTCACGTGACCTTCCCACTCGGGCTCCAGCGGGGTCACGTTGACGATGATGCCGCAGCGGGCGTAGGTGGACTTACCCAGGCAGATGGTCAGTACCGAGCGTGGAATGCGAAAGTACTCCACGGTGCGCGCCAGCGCGAAGGAGTTGGGCGGGATGACACAGTAGTCGCCCTCCACATCCACAAAGCTGTCTTCATCAAACGCCTTGGGGTCCACGGTGGCGGAGTGCACATTGGTGAAAATCTTGAACTCGCTGGCACAGCGCACGTCGTAGCCGTAGCTCGACGTGCCGTAGGAAATCAGGCGATCACCCGATGTACCGTGACGTACCTGGCCCGGCTCGAAGGGCTCGATCATGCCCTCATTTTCAGCCATGCGACGAATCCACTTATCGGATTTGATGCTCACCCTTTCCCCTCACTTGTTCATTTCTGGCAGTCATTTAAAGAGGCCGAATCATAGCCGGTTTGCCCTGTGCAAAAAAGTATCACTGATTGCCGTCGAATTCAGCGCGTACAGGCCCGGTGTGGGCTTGCCGACACTGGATGACTACTGTATAAATTGCCAGTAGATACTGTATGCACATACAGCCAACCCCTGTCAGACCACCCGTGTGGAGCGAGCCAATCGTGAACAGCGCCGAAAACTTTTTGCAAAACAAGCAGTTAGCTCAGCAGGCCAGCAACGAGCCATCTATCCCCCCAGGGCAAGGGACATCAGGGCAAGGGACAACAGGGCAAGAGCGGCCACGGCCATTGCAGCAGTTGCTTGCCCGCCCGGACATCTGGCAACTGGCCAGTGGCCAGCGTCGCCCGCGCACCGGTATCAGCACCGGCTACCGCGGCCTGGATGCACTGCTGGCCGGGCACGGCTGGCCCCGTGCCGCCACCACGGAGCTTTTGGTCGACAAGGCCGGTATTGGCGAGATGTCCCTGATACTCCCCACCTTGGCAGAGCTCACCCGCCAGGGGCGCATGGTGATACTGGTCAATCCACCACACATTCCCTATGCCCCGGCGCTGGCGCAGGCCGGTGTGCAGCTGGAAAAGCTGCTGATCCTGCACCCCAGGGGCCAGCGGGATCAGTTATGGGCAGCGGAGCAGTCCCTGCAGTCCGGCGCCTGCGGCGCCCTGATCCAGTGGCAGGGCAAGGAAACCCACGCAGACAAAGACCTTCGCCGCCTGCAGCTGGCGGCGCGCGATGGCGATTGCCTGCACTTTCACTTCCGCCCCGGCTCCTGTGCACAAACCCCGTCGCCCGCGGCCCTGCGCCTGCAACTGAAAAGCGATGGCGAGCAATTGGCACTGCATTTGTTCAAACAGCTGAGCGGCAAATCCGGCCAGCGCCTGCACCTGGCGCGCAACCCGGACCTGGTGCGGCAGGACCAGCCGCTCCACTGAATCGACGGTACGCTCTCTGGTGGATGCGCTGCGCTTATCCACCCTACGCACAACCACCAGTAACAATGCCGTAGGGTAGATAAGCGCAGCGTATCTACCAATTAACCAAGCTCCGACAGGAGACTCCAACATGCTCTGGCTTTGCATACAGCTCCCGAAGCTGCCCCTGGAAGCACTGGTCCGCGCCCACCGCGCCGGCGACGATGCTCCCCTGGCAGTAACCCAGAACAGTCTGATTATTGAGGCCAACAACGCCGCCTATACGCACAATATCGAGCCCGGGCTCAGCATCGCCACCGCCTGCGCCTACTGCGCGGAACTGCAGCTGCTGGACCGGGACCGGGAGCGCGAGGAACAACTGCTGCAGCACCTGGCCCAGTGGGCCTACAGCTTTACTCCCGTGGTATCACCACGCAGTGCCGAAAGTGAAAAGAATCAGCCCGATAGCAATTTCGCCTGCCTCTATCTGGAAATCAGCGGCAGCCTCAAGGCCCACCGCGGCCTCGCCCCCCTGTTACAGCAGCTGGGCAAGGAACTGCACAAAATGCGTATCAGCCACAGCATGGGATTGGGCCACAGC
Above is a window of Microbulbifer salipaludis DNA encoding:
- a CDS encoding S46 family peptidase; its protein translation is MNNNKLTQKFGLALSIALLAACGKPADPTESQAGAAGNNTPATEAAQTDSVSDDTAAGVSTEGMWMPRQLPELGDKLNDLGLTLDPKTMTDLTKFPMNAVVSLGGCSASFVSPKGLVATNHHCAYGSISYNSTEDNDLLANGFLAKTLEEEVPAAPGSRIYVTVDMNEVTDKINSKLSDGMDGATRFKAIEDAEKALVAECESDPGHRCEVYSYYGGASYYLIKQLAIRDVRLVHAPASSIGKFGGDIDNWMWPRHTGDYAFLRAYVGTDGKPADFAKDNVPYQPKHHLTVSTKGPQEGDFVMVAGYPGRTNRYRTAEEVSNNFTWYYPTMQKVLAEWSEVIGKATEDNKDAALKYASLVAGLNNYAKNFTGMMEGYNRSDLLNRKQQLEKDLQAWIDANPEASKQYASVIADLQKLISEKQSTQERDLLLGYMNRSSMLSAAQRLYRLSLEKQKPNMEREPGYQERDITRFTESMKRIERNFAPGVDQAIWTYFIERYNALPKNQRLGSFDSFFKSGLSGDALQQQLSAMYEKTGLTETESRLAWMEKSPEEFRNSDDPFIQLAVATYDDRLAIEQHDKEMEGRFAEVRPKYMDLLIAYYNEQGKPVYPDANSSLRLTYGLVKGYTPPAGTIKGAADGNDGKDGFVPFTTLRGIEAKYTGEDPFDAPQALLEAIENKDYGRFYDEKLDSVPVNFLTTVDITGGNSGSATMNGKGEFIGLVFDGTYDSINADWDFNDNTRAIHVDVEYMLWVMEKVDHADNLLEEMGVAAPKQ
- a CDS encoding NAD(P)/FAD-dependent oxidoreductase, which produces MTDLPTQTDVLIIGAGAAGLMCASVAGKRGRSVLVLDHANKVGKKILMSGGGRCNFTNLYTAPDNFYSENPHFCKSALARYTQWDFIALVEKHGIPYHEKTLGQLFCDNKSRDIVDLLLTECREAKAQIRTRCEIQRIEPLDEAQAKGFVVHTSLGKVVCESLVVATGGLSIPTMGATGFGYDLAKQFGHNIIPTRAALVPFILNKRALARQQELPGTSLAVNASCAEGHFHEQMLFTHKGLSGPAVLQISSHWKEGMPVTFDLAPGLDLSDWLSEQRGNKQESFLHTVLAELWSKKLVQFFLQRIGLDSKPLKHYSEQALKDVGEKLQTWTLTPEGTEGYRTAEVTLGGVDTNEVSSRSMQSMKQPGLYFIGEVLDVTGWLGGFNFQWAWASAHAAGGEV
- the dcd gene encoding dCTP deaminase, whose translation is MSIKSDKWIRRMAENEGMIEPFEPGQVRHGTSGDRLISYGTSSYGYDVRCASEFKIFTNVHSATVDPKAFDEDSFVDVEGDYCVIPPNSFALARTVEYFRIPRSVLTICLGKSTYARCGIIVNVTPLEPEWEGHVTLEFSNTTNLPAKIYANEGVAQMLFFESDEICDVSYKDRGGKYQGQRGVTLPKT
- the imuA gene encoding translesion DNA synthesis-associated protein ImuA, with the protein product MQQLLARPDIWQLASGQRRPRTGISTGYRGLDALLAGHGWPRAATTELLVDKAGIGEMSLILPTLAELTRQGRMVILVNPPHIPYAPALAQAGVQLEKLLILHPRGQRDQLWAAEQSLQSGACGALIQWQGKETHADKDLRRLQLAARDGDCLHFHFRPGSCAQTPSPAALRLQLKSDGEQLALHLFKQLSGKSGQRLHLARNPDLVRQDQPLH